One window of Dermacentor andersoni chromosome 7, qqDerAnde1_hic_scaffold, whole genome shotgun sequence genomic DNA carries:
- the LOC129385735 gene encoding tissue factor pathway inhibitor 2-like: protein MRLLLVISVAMLWATCFAAKTRRLPEDCRPPNDLEADIKNCTALEDRWYLSENSGRCKPRKHSSCSKGDYGFRTEAACKRKCEKQKDLKPLCHDQPHQERCRASFTRFYWNVQEGCKMYTGCYRGGFATSQECRKKCGNGSKRFRPGSGIGPKLGV, encoded by the exons ATGCGTCTTTTACTGGTGATTTCTGTTGCAATGTTATGGG CTACATGCTTTGCAGCGAAAACCCGTCGATTGCCTGAAGATTGTCGTCCGCCCAACGATTTGGAGGCTGATATCAAGAATTGTACAGCACTAGAGGACCGGTGGTATTTAAGTGAGAACTCAGGTCGGTGTAAGCCCCGCAAACATAGCAGTTGCAGTAAGGGCGATTATGGATTCCGCACTGAAGCTGCCTGCAAGAGAAAATGCG AAAAGCAAAAAGACCTAAAGCCCCTATGCCATGACCAACCCCATCAAGAACGCTGCAGGGCTTCTTTTACACGGTTTTACTGGAACGTGCAAGAGGGCTGCAAGATGTACACAGGCTGCTACAGAGGGGGTTTCGCAACTTCGCAAGAGTGCAGGAAAAAATGCG ggaACGGCTCCAAGCGTTTTAGACCTGGCTCGGGAATCGGCCCTAAGCTTGGCGTCTAA